The Pantoea sp. At-9b genome includes a window with the following:
- the atpH gene encoding F0F1 ATP synthase subunit delta, with product MSELITVARPYAKAAFDFAVEHQSIERWQNMLAFAAEVAGNEQMADLLAGALAPEALSASFIAVCGDQLDEYAQNLIKVMAENGRLTALPAVLEQFIQLRDAHEATAEVDVISASTLSDSQLTKISAAMEKRLSRKVKLNCKIDKSVMAGVVIRAGDLVIDGSVRGRLERLADVLQS from the coding sequence ATGTCTGAACTGATTACTGTAGCTCGCCCCTACGCCAAAGCAGCTTTTGACTTTGCTGTTGAGCATCAAAGTATTGAACGCTGGCAAAATATGCTGGCGTTTGCCGCAGAAGTGGCTGGCAACGAACAGATGGCAGATCTCCTTGCTGGTGCATTAGCACCGGAAGCTTTATCTGCTTCTTTCATCGCAGTCTGTGGTGATCAACTGGATGAATACGCCCAGAACCTGATTAAGGTGATGGCGGAAAACGGACGTTTGACAGCGCTTCCGGCTGTACTGGAACAGTTCATTCAACTGCGTGACGCGCACGAAGCGACGGCCGAAGTTGATGTGATTTCTGCCAGTACGCTGAGTGACAGCCAGCTGACCAAAATCAGCGCCGCGATGGAAAAACGTCTGTCACGCAAAGTTAAGCTGAATTGCAAAATTGATAAGTCTGTAATGGCAGGCGTGGTCATCCGTGCGGGTGATCTGGTGATTGATGGCAGCGTGCGCGGCCGTCTTGAGCGTCTGGCAGACGTCTTGCAGTCTTAA